GCCGTGCGCCCGGACGCGATCGTCGCGACCGGCCGTTCGGACTACCCGAACCAGGTCAACAACGTGCTGTGCTTCCCGTTCATCTTCCGCGGCGCGCTCGACGTCGGCGCGACGACGATCACGGAAGAAATGAAGCTCGCGTGCGTGCGCGCGATCGCCGAGCTGGCACAGGAAACCGACCAGAGCGAGGAAGTCGCGAAGGCGTATGAAGGCCACTCGCTCGAATTCGGTCCGGACTACCTGATCCCGAAGCCGTTCGACCCGCGCCTGATCATCAAGATCGCGCCGGCCGTCGCGCAAGCCGCGATGGACTCGGGCGTCGCCACTCGCCCGATCCAGGACATGGACGCGTACCGCGAGCAGCTCGGCGCGACCGTCTACCGCACCGGCATGGTGATGCGTCCGGTGTTCGCCACCGCGAAGCAGAAGCAGGCCCGCATCGTGTTCGCCGAGGGCGAAGACGAGCGCGTGCTGCGTGCCGCGCAGTTCGTGCTGCAGGAAAAGATCGCGAAGCCGATCCTCGTCGGCCGTCCGTCGGTCATCGACATGCGTCTCGCGAAGATCGGCTCGAAGCTGAAGGCCGGCACCGATTTCGAGATCGTCGATCCGGAAGACGATGCGCGCTACCACCGCTACTGGCAGGCGTATCAGGAGATCGGCGCGCGCGACGGCGTGACGCCGGAAGTCGCGAAGGCCGCGATGCGCAAGTTCAATACGCTGATCGGCGCGATGCTCGTGCACCTGGGCGACGCGGACGGGATGATCTGCGGGATGATCGACACGTTCCACAGCCACCTGAAGTTCATCGAGCAGGTGCTGGGCCGTGCGAAGGGCGCCGAGCACTTCGCGGCGATGAACCTGCTGATGCTGCCGGGCCGCAACCTGTTCGTGTGCGATACGTACGTGAACGAGCTGCCGAGCGCCGAACAGCTCGCCGACATGACGATCCAGGCCGCGGCCGAGATCGAGCGCTTCGGCATCGTGCCGAAGGCTGCGCTGCTGTCGAACTCGAACTTCGGCAGCGCGCCGTCGGCGTCGTCGCGCCGGATGGGCGAAGCCCGCAAGCTGATCGTCGAACGCGCACCGAACCTGGAAGTCGACGGCGAAATGCACGGCGACGCGGCGCTGTCGGAACTGATCCGCAAGCAGGCCTTCCCCGGCACGACGCTGTCGGGCGAAGCGAACCTGCTGATCATGCCGAACGTCGAAGCGGCGAACATCGCGTACAACCTGCTGAAGATGGTCGGCGGCGAAGGCGTGACGGTTGGCCCGTTCCTGCTCGGCGCGGCGAAGCCGGCCCACATCCTGACGCCGGCCGCGACCGTGCGCCGGATCATCAACATGACGGCCGTTGCCGCCGCGAACGTGAACACGAAGTAAGTCCACGCCCGCGTGTGCCGCGCTTCGCGCGCGGCGCAATGAAAAACGCCATGGAACCTGCGTTCCGTGGCGTTTTTTTTCGTGAAGCGACGTGAGCGGATAGCCGCTCGCCGGCGGGCATCCGGCCGCGAATGCCCGCCGCGTGCCGTTACGCGACCTGCTGCTGCGACTGGCCGCCGGCCGGCGAACGCCACTTCGCGAGCAGCGTGTCCCACTTCACCCGCACCGCGCGCAGGTTGTTCTCCTTCACGTGGCCATAGCCGCGAATGCCGTCCGGCAGCGCCGCGAGCTCGACGGCGAGCGGGCGGTTGGCCGCGTTCAGCTTGGCGAGCACCTCGCCGATCAGCGCTTCGTACTCGCCGATCAGCGCGCGCTCGGTGCGACGCTCGTCGGTACGGCCGAACGGGTCGAGCCCCGTGCCGCGCAGGAACTTCGCTTTCGCAAGCAGCCGGAATGCCGACATCATCCACGGGCCGTACGCCTTCTTCACGAGATGGCCGTGGGCGTCCGTCTTCGCGAACAGCGGCGGCGCGAGGTGGAATTTCAGCTTCCAGTCGCCTTCGAACTGCGCGGTCAGGCGCGCGAGGAATGCCGGATCGGACTGCAGCCGCGCGACCTCGTATTCGTCCTTGTACGCCATCAGCTTGAACAGGTTGCGCGCGACCGCTTCGGTCAGCTGCTCCTGCACCGTGTCGCCGTCCACCAGCGCACGCTCGGCCGCGCGCACCTTGTCGACGAACGCCGCATAGCGTGCTGCGTACGCGGCATTCTGGTACGCGGTGAGGAATTCCACGCGCTTCGCGATCAGGGCGTCGACCGCCTTCTTCGTGTGCAGCGAAATCACCGTGGCGCCTTGCACGGGGCGGGCATCGCCGGCCGCGGCCTGCTTCACGCTCGCCAGGTCGTGCGCGGCGCGGCGGCCCCAGTCGAAGGCCGCCCGGTTCTTCTCGACCGATACCGCATTCAGCTCGATCGCGCGCACGAGCGACGCGAGCGTGAGCGGCAGCCAGCCTTTCTGCCACGCGTAGCCGAGCACGAACGGGTTCGTGTAGATCGCGTCGCCGAGCAGCGCGACCGCGAAGCGGTTCGCGTCGATGAAATCGACGGCAACGCCCGCCGCCGCACGGATGTCGTTCTCGGCCGACAGGCCCGGGAACGCCCAGTTCGGGTTCTTGATGAACTCGGCGGTCGGCGTCTGCGCGCTGTTGACGACCACGCGCGTCGTGTCGTGGCGCATGCGCGACGTGCACTCGTCGCCGGCCGTGACGATCGCGTCGCAGCCGATCACGAGGTCGGCCTCGCCCATCGCGATCCGCGTCGCGTGGATGTCGGTCGGCGCGTGCGAGATCTGCACGTGGCTCATCACGGCGCCGCCCTTCTGCGCGAGGCCGGTGACGTCGAGCACGGTCACGCCCTTGTTTTCCAGGTGCGCGGCCATACCGAGCAGCGCGCCGATCGTGACGACGCCCGTGCCGCCGACGCCGGTGACGAGCACGCCGTATGCGCGGTCGATGTCCGGCAGCGTCGGTTCGGGGATCGGCGGCAGTGCGTTGCCGTCGACCGAGACGGCCTTCGGCTTCTTCAACTGGCCGCCCTCGACCGTGACGAAGCTCGGGCAGAAGCCCTTCACGCACGAGAAGTCCTTGTTGCAGCTCGACTGGTTGATCTGGCGCTTCGTGCCGAATTCGGTTTCCAGCGGCTCGACCGACAGGCAGTTCGACTGCACCGAGCAGTCGCCGCAGCCCTCGCACACCGCGTCGTTGATCACGACGCGCTTGGCCGGGTCCGGATACGTGCCGCGTTTGCGGCGGCGGCGTTTCTCGGTTGCGCAGGTCTGGTCGTAGATCAGGATCGTCGTGCCTTCGATCTCGCGCAGCTCGCGCTGCACGTCGTCGAGCTGGTCGCGGTGATGGATCGTCACGCCCGGCGCGAGCAACGCCTTCTGGC
The nucleotide sequence above comes from Burkholderia sp. HI2500. Encoded proteins:
- a CDS encoding NADP-dependent malic enzyme, whose protein sequence is MDEQLKQAALAYHLNPKPGKISVTPTKPLSNQLDLSLAYSPGVAAACEAIHADPLDAQKYTSRGNLVGVITNGTAVLGLGNIGPLAAKPVMEGKGCLFKKFAGIDVFDIELSESDPDKLVEAIAMLEPTLGGINLEDIKAPECFYIEQKLRERMKIPVFHDDQHGTAIIASAAILNGLKVVGKKLSDVKLVCSGAGAAAIACLDLLVNLGLTKSNILVADSKGVIYEGRGNLDPSKQRYAATTDARTLADAIVGADVFLGCSSAGVLKQDMVKTMGDRPLILALANPEPEIRPEDAKAVRPDAIVATGRSDYPNQVNNVLCFPFIFRGALDVGATTITEEMKLACVRAIAELAQETDQSEEVAKAYEGHSLEFGPDYLIPKPFDPRLIIKIAPAVAQAAMDSGVATRPIQDMDAYREQLGATVYRTGMVMRPVFATAKQKQARIVFAEGEDERVLRAAQFVLQEKIAKPILVGRPSVIDMRLAKIGSKLKAGTDFEIVDPEDDARYHRYWQAYQEIGARDGVTPEVAKAAMRKFNTLIGAMLVHLGDADGMICGMIDTFHSHLKFIEQVLGRAKGAEHFAAMNLLMLPGRNLFVCDTYVNELPSAEQLADMTIQAAAEIERFGIVPKAALLSNSNFGSAPSASSRRMGEARKLIVERAPNLEVDGEMHGDAALSELIRKQAFPGTTLSGEANLLIMPNVEAANIAYNLLKMVGGEGVTVGPFLLGAAKPAHILTPAATVRRIINMTAVAAANVNTK
- a CDS encoding indolepyruvate ferredoxin oxidoreductase family protein, yielding MNAPLDADQRASLEAALKSVTLDDKYTLERGRAYMSGIQALVRLPMLQQERDRAAGLNTAGFISGYRGSPLGGLDLSLWKAKQHLAAHQIVFQPGLNEDLAATAVWGSQQVNLYPGAKHDGVFGMWYGKGPGVDRTGDVFKHANSAGSSQHGGVLVLAGDDHAAKSSTLAHQSEHIFKACGLPVLFPSNVQEYLDFGLHGWAMSRYSGLWVALKCVTDVVESSASVDIDPHRTEIVLPTDFILPEGGLNIRWPDPPLVQEARLLDYKWYAALAYVRANKLDRIEIDSPSARFGIMTGGKAYLDVRQALTDLGLDDETCARIGIRLYKVGCVWPLEAQGAQAFARGLDEILVVEEKRQILEYAIKEELYNWPDGQRPRVFGKFDEKDGAGGEWSVPMGNWLLPAHYELSPAIIAKAIATRLEKFELPSDVRARIAARLAVINAKEMALAKPHVQTERKPWFCSGCPHNTSTNVPEGSRAIAGIGCHYMTVWMDRSTSTFSQMGGEGVPWIGQAPFTDEKHVFANLGDGTYFHSGLLAVRAAISSKANITYKILYNDAVAMTGGQPVDGVLTVPQITHQLASEGAKKIVIVTDEPEKYDSQKALLAPGVTIHHRDQLDDVQRELREIEGTTILIYDQTCATEKRRRRKRGTYPDPAKRVVINDAVCEGCGDCSVQSNCLSVEPLETEFGTKRQINQSSCNKDFSCVKGFCPSFVTVEGGQLKKPKAVSVDGNALPPIPEPTLPDIDRAYGVLVTGVGGTGVVTIGALLGMAAHLENKGVTVLDVTGLAQKGGAVMSHVQISHAPTDIHATRIAMGEADLVIGCDAIVTAGDECTSRMRHDTTRVVVNSAQTPTAEFIKNPNWAFPGLSAENDIRAAAGVAVDFIDANRFAVALLGDAIYTNPFVLGYAWQKGWLPLTLASLVRAIELNAVSVEKNRAAFDWGRRAAHDLASVKQAAAGDARPVQGATVISLHTKKAVDALIAKRVEFLTAYQNAAYAARYAAFVDKVRAAERALVDGDTVQEQLTEAVARNLFKLMAYKDEYEVARLQSDPAFLARLTAQFEGDWKLKFHLAPPLFAKTDAHGHLVKKAYGPWMMSAFRLLAKAKFLRGTGLDPFGRTDERRTERALIGEYEALIGEVLAKLNAANRPLAVELAALPDGIRGYGHVKENNLRAVRVKWDTLLAKWRSPAGGQSQQQVA